Proteins encoded within one genomic window of Ranitomeya variabilis isolate aRanVar5 chromosome 4, aRanVar5.hap1, whole genome shotgun sequence:
- the LOC143767101 gene encoding uncharacterized protein LOC143767101 — protein MLPGSVSVLSDDPESIPALISALPDTIEVNAITPDISSSLLSKDLPSDPLKQILSSDSLLTIKENQNCEIIIKKQIAPQEKERFSCSECGNTLPLKKTFFKHKKVHTGKNRFSCSKCGKCFNWKSNLVSHQRIYTGEKAFPCSECGKCFTRKSTLVTHQRTHTGENKHLYSCSECGKPFTRKSSFIRHQRTHTEEKPFSCSECGKCFRDKSSLIKHQRIHTGDKPFSCLECGKRFKQKSHVVIHQRTHTGEKPFPCSECGKCFKWKTNLDSHQRTHRQEKPFSCSECGKCFNQKEHLYKHQRAHKGEKPFSCSECGKCFTEKSTLVTHQRTHTGEKSFSCSECGKYFARKSTLLIHQKTHTGEKPFSCSECGKFFTSKPNLIAHQRTHTGEKLFSCSECGKCFTDKSNLIAHQRTHTGEKSFSCSECEKCFNCKSHLDNHQRTHTGEKPFSCSECGKCFTEKSNLIAHQKTHIKKKLITNSSPHAK, from the exons ATGTTGCCAGGATCAGTGTCCGTCCTTTCTGATGATCCAGAATCCATACCAGCTCTGATATCTGCTCTACCA GATactattgaagtgaatgccattactccagatatatcatcatcccTTCTCAGCAAAGATCTACCATCTGATCCATTGAAACAGattctgtcttctgattcattactgactattAAGGAAAATCAAAATTGCGAAATAATCATTAAAAAACAAATTGCACCTCAAGAAAAGGAGcgattttcatgttcggaatgtggaaatACTTTACCCCTCAAAAAGACTTTTTTTAAACATAAAAAAGTTCACACAGGaaagaatagattttcttgttctaagtgtgggaaatgttttaactggaaatcaaatcttgttagtcaccagagaatttACACGGGTGAGAAGgcatttccatgttcagaatgtgggaaatgttttacaaggaaatcaactcttgttacacatcagcgaactcacacaggagaaaataaacatttatattcatgttcagaatgtgggaaaccttTTACAAGGAAATCAAGTTTTATcagacatcaaagaactcacacagaggaaaagcctttttcatgttcagaatgtgggaaatgttttagagataAATCAAGCCTGatcaaacatcagagaattcacacaggagataagcctttttcatgtttagaatgtgggaaacgttttaagCAGAAATCACatgttgttatacaccaaagaacccacacaggggagaagccttttccatgttcagaatgtgggaaatgttttaaatggaaaacaaatcttgatagccaccagagaacccacagacaggaaaagcctttttcatgttcagaatgtgggaaatgttttaaccagaaagaacATCTTTATAAACACCAGAGAGCCCACaaaggggagaagcccttttcatgttcagaatgtgggaaatgttttacagagaaatcaactctagttacacatcagagaactcacacaggggaaaagtcattttcatgttcagaatgtgggaaatattttgcaaGGAAATCAACTCTTCTTAtacatcagaaaactcacacaggggagaagccattttcatgttcagaatgtgggaaattttttacaAGTAAACCCAATCTTatcgcacatcagagaactcacactggggagaagcttttttcatgttctgaatgtgggaaatgttttacagataaatccaatcttatcgcacatcagagaactcatactggggagaagtctttttcatgttcagaatgtgagaaatgttttaactgtAAATCGCATCTTGataaccaccagagaacccacacaggagagaagcctttttcatgttccgaatgtg